One part of the Mya arenaria isolate MELC-2E11 chromosome 3, ASM2691426v1 genome encodes these proteins:
- the LOC128227610 gene encoding uncharacterized protein LOC128227610: MGLTFKTNITAIWILYLCFGQFVVRCYDPSTCITCRESHVCNPPDCFCCRDTMPLETQNIPQMVFFTFDDAVTPQVANYYRELFEPKRKNPNGCPISMTLFISHKNTVYSLVKEFYDKGMEIASHSVTHGHPSSRTFAREAKKQRENLSIKTGIPESKITGWRSPFLEPLGDTQPSVLKELGYEYDATLTITPKANNDKPITPFTLDYGWPYDCKIKPCPSHAHKGFWEVPVISVKDYLNKYDCVYIDGCNNPPPSETLAYKFLWDNFQRYYKGNRAPMGINMHASWFYYPDRKAAMDRFIKKLGQLDDVFIVSIKQVIDWLKEPTPLNQLNHFGPWQCTGDNNSTGTASIQQQSAPQLRLQQVEESESKRRRFRMHHMDNQRRTTQSVQSNRENTWSNQSPSVPRILPSPRPPLVPNLPMVRFWWQPPALMAAREMEYQRNLHMQQALQEKQRQEDLERRRYEEEQRQLEIKRQAEERARLLEVQRRQQQLDLERQREVLRQEELEKRRLEEEKRLQQQRRRQELAKQKEFELQKKLEMQKQEELRQQVIARQMRIEREKLEQQKRAEIQRQRELERQRLEEQQRLQKKEDLRQKEITKQKEMQRQRNMMIAQEEIMQTKRNHASSQVEPNAYPDTMVPEVIDGLNTVSPTSSRSLRRYGGLDEAIAKKLDKILQYQQGSRIQMLEQLSLTELKALQTELRNRLLRHKSLRSSSDLVHQVSLTDNNGQMVEVLSDAKNTNLRNYMPSDISIIHNDSPAKVDFKDSMVMQEFHRSSGVKRTRINRGEAVNELNADKTSPNDEIFFNERNQSGVVGEATERRPDSPTTLKQTSATAQTKTPIKLPITTTPPTTTATTKPTTTTVTTTTQSPTTTTPTATTTPTTSPTTASSTTTTIPTTTPTTTTTPTTTTPTTTTTTTTTPTTTTTTTTTPKTTTPTTTTPTTTTPSTTTTSTTTPTTTTPSTTTTEPTTTTTRPTTTTTMVTTSTNPFTTTPITTTSTTTTAAPTTITTTPTTITTKKPQTKTTIVSSSTTSTTTVSITPTTTTTATATTKRHVRPSQMRSKSMWNAAGFDDLPLPWKTLMAESKVSDNNQTSSQINKLLPKKENKPSSVKLFDVSGQKSRTRSLFANFFLVNNKTPVSSKTRKPVEIPPSQETDIAIAVSKTNAENNPRESIETTPSITTTTTLKSTTPLVTKTEPRITVPHFGQPFVHSGSSIPQRRNSCMQGVNCHAPDCVCKTETTPHGLKASDIPQMIYITLDGSLNFHSYSQMRALFSPKRFNPNGCRIKGTVFVSDTGSSYRITDALHRDGIEIALMGLTPRPQANATQMQNEINVQRNQIIQGSSLTAEEIKGWRSPSYKPAGDGQFEVLSRENMYDSTLIADRTASSKSKLWPFTLDFGWTERCEIETCPDAPHAGVWEVPVIPMVGPSNSTSCDVTDGCPRQPNSKKETFEYLMTNFNTYYKTNKAPFAIRLKQIWFHWFYRENMAGLFQFLDTVLGYGDVYATSVSDMIEWIKSPILLKDIKNFDKWSC, from the coding sequence ATGGGTCTTACATTTAAAACTAACATAACGGCAATATGGATATTATACCTGTGTTTTGGACAGTTTGTGGTTCGATGCTATGATCCGTCAACATGCATAACATGTCGAGAATCGCACGTTTGTAATCCCCCGGATTGTTTCTGTTGTCGGGATACGATGCCACTCGAAACACAGAATATTCCTCAGATGGTTTTCTTCACTTTCGACGATGCCGTGACACCACAAGTTGCCAACTACTATCGGGAACTCTTCGAGCCCAAGAGGAAAAATCCGAATGGATGTCCGATATCGATGACATTGTTCATTTCGCACAAGAATACGGTTTATAGTTTGGTAAAGGAATTCTATGACAAAGGAATGGAGATCGCCTCACACAGCGTTACACATGGTCACCCAAGCTCACGAACATTTGCAAGAGAAGCTAAAAAGCAGAGGGAAAATTTATCTATAAAGACCGGAATTCCTGAAAGCAAGATAACAGGATGGAGAAGCCCCTTTTTGGAACCTCTAGGCGATACCCAGCCTAGTGTTTTAAAAGAACTAGGCTATGAGTATGACGCTACATTGACCATCACACCGAAGGCAAACAATGACAAACCTATCACACCGTTCACCTTGGATTATGGCTGGCCATATGACTGTAAAATTAAGCCTTGTCCCTCACACGCCCATAAAGGCTTCTGGGAGGTACCAGTTATCTCAGTGAAGGATTACCTGAACAAATATGACTGTGTTTACATAGATGGGTGTAACAATCCACCTCCATCGGAGACTTTGGCATATAAATTCCTGTGGGACAATTTTCAAAGGTATTACAAAGGCAATCGTGCGCCTATGGGTATAAATATGCATGCTTCATGGTTTTACTATCCAGACAGAAAGGCTGCTATGGACAGGTTCATTAAGAAACTAGGTCAGCTTGATGACGTGTTTATCGTATCTATTAAACAAGTTATTGATTGGCTGAAGGAACCGACACCGCTTAATCAACTAAACCATTTTGGACCCTGGCAATGCACTGGCGACAACAACAGCACTGGTACCGCTTCCATCCAACAGCAATCTGCACCTCAGCTTCGCCTGCAACAAGTCGAAGAATCAGAAAGCAAAAGACGGAGATTTCGAATGCATCACATGGATAATCAACGAAGAACAACACAAAGCGTTCAAAGTAATCGTGAAAATACCTGGTCCAACCAATCCCCATCCGTTCCAAGAATACTCCCATCACCTCGTCCACCGCTTGTTCCCAACTTGCCTATGGTTCGTTTCTGGTGGCAACCTCCTGCATTGATGGCTGCTCGGGAAATGGAGTATCAACGAAATCTGCATATGCAACAAGCCTTGCAAGAGAAACAGCGCCAGGAAGATTTGGAACGCCGCAGATATGAGGAAGAACAGCGACAGTTGGAAATAAAACGACAGGCAGAAGAGAGGGCCAGGTTATTAGAAGTACAGCGCCGACAACAACAACTGGACCTTGAGAGACAAAGAGAGGTTTTAAGACAGGAAGAATTGGAAAAAAGACGTCTTGAAGAAGAAAAACGATTACAGCAACAACGACGACGACAAGAATTGGCAAAACAGAAAGAATTCGAGTTGCAGAAAAAGTTGGAAATGCAAAAACAAGAAGAACTTAGACAACAAGTAATAGCAAGACAAATGCGAATTGAAAGAGAAAAACTTGAGCAACAAAAGCGGGCTGAAATACAAAGACAACGGGAATTAGAACGGCAACGGTTAGAAGAGCAACAACGACTTCAAAAGAAAGAAGATTTACGACAAAAAGAAATCACTAAACAAAAGGAGATGCAACGCCAAAGAAATATGATGATAGCACAGGAGGAAATAATGCAAACGAAAAGGAATCACGCAAGCTCTCAGGTCGAGCCTAATGCTTATCCCGACACAATGGTTCCTGAAGTAATAGATGGTCTGAATACAGTGTCTCCTACGAGTTCACGAAGTCTTAGACGTTATGGCGGTTTGGATGAGGCAATTGCTAAAAAACTTGATAAAATACTACAATATCAACAAGGTTCAAGAATACAAATGTTGGAACAACTCAGCTTAACAGAACTAAAGGCACTTCAAACAGAACTTCGAAATCGTCTTCTGCGTCACAAAAGTCTCCGTAGTAGTTCCGACCTAGTCCATCAAGTGTCTCTGACAGACAATAATGGTCAAATGGTAGAGGTCTTATCTGATGCAAAGAATACCAATTTACGGAATTACATGCCATCAGACATCAGCATTATACACAATGACAGTCCTGCTAAAGTTGACTTCAAAGACAGCATGGTAATGCAAGAATTCCACAGAAGTTCTGGAGTTAAGCGGACAAGGATAAACAGAGGAGAGGCAGTAAATGAGCTTAATGCTGATAAAACAAGCCCAAATGATGAAATCTTTTTCAACGAAAGAAATCAAAGTGGCGTTGTAGGCGAAGCAACTGAAAGGAGACCAGATTCACCAACAACACTTAAACAGACTAGCGCAACTGCTCAAACAAAAACTCCAATTAAATTACCAATAACAACAACCCCACCGAcgacaacagcaacaacaaaaccgacaacaacaacagtaacaacaacaacacaatcaccgacaacaacaacacccaCAGCAACGACAACACCTACTACATCGCCGACAACtgcatcatcaacaacaacaacaataccgactacaacaccaacaacaacaactacaccCACGACAACTACACCCACAACAACTACAACCACGACAACTACGCCCACGACAACTACAACCACGACAACTACACCCAAAACAACTACACCCACCACAACTACACCCACGACAACTACACCCTCGACAACTACAACCTCGACAACTACACCCACCACAACTACACCCTCGACAACAACAACCGAACCGACAACAACGACGACAAGaccgacaacaacaacaacaatggtcACAACTTCTACAAACCCTTTCACTACCACACCAATAACCACAACTTCTACGACCACAACAGCTGCACCAACAACTATCACTACAACACCAACCACAATCACGACAAAAAAgccacaaacaaaaacaacaatagtaTCGAGCTCAACCACAAGCACCACCACTGTCAGTATAACCCCAACAACCACGACAACTGCAACTGCAACAACAAAACGTCATGTGCGGCCATCTCAAATGCGCAGTAAATCAATGTGGAATGCTGCTGGATTCGACGATTTACCTTTGCCATGGAAAACATTGATGGCTGAAAGTAAGGTCTCGGATAATAACCAAACAAGTTCACAAATTAACAAGTTATTACctaaaaaggaaaataaaccATCTTCTGTGAAGCTTTTTGATGTAAGCGGACAAAAGTCACGAACAAGGTCTCTTTTTGCAAACTTCTTCCTTGTGAACAACAAAACCCCTGTCTCCAGTAAAACCCGCAAACCAGTAGAAATCCCACCGAGCCAAGAAACAGATATTGCCATAGCCGTTTCTAAGACGAATGCAGAAAATAACCCTAGAGAAAGCATAGAAACCACAccatcaataacaacaacaacaactctaAAGTCAACAACTCCATTGGTGACGAAGACCGAACCAAGGATTACTGTCCCGCACTTTGGCCAGCCATTTGTTCATAGTGGAAGTTCAATACCACAACGCCGGAATAGCTGTATGCAAGGCGTTAATTGCCACGCTCCAGACTGTGTCTGCAAAACGGAAACGACGCCGCACGGATTGAAGGCATCAGATATACCACAGATGATATACATCACGCTTGATGGAAGTCTCAATTTCCACTCGTATTCCCAGATGCGAGCACTGTTTTCTCCAAAGCGTTTTAATCCAAATGGCTGCAGAATAAAAGGAACTGTATTCGTCTCCGACACAGGTTCAAGTTACCGGATTACAGACGCTCTGCATAGAGATGGCATTGAAATCGCTTTGATGGGATTGACACCGCGACCGCAAGCAAATGCAACACAAATGcagaatgaaataaatgttcaaaggaATCAAATTATACAAGGTTCAAGTTTGACAGCGGAAGAGATCAAAGGTTGGAGAAGCCCGTCGTACAAACCTGCGGGCGACGGCCAGTTTGAAGTTTTGTCGCGAGAAAATATGTATGATTCCACGCTCATCGCAGACCGGACCGCGTCCAGCAAATCGAAGCTTTGGCCATTTACGCTAGATTTCGGATGGACTGAAAGGTGCGAGATCGAGACATGTCCGGATGCTCCCCACGCCGGTGTGTGGGAAGTTCCCGTTATTCCAATGGTCGGTCCTAGCAACAGCACTTCTTGCGATGTGACTGACGGGTGCCCAAGACAACCAAACTCAAAGAAGGAAACGTTCGAATATCTAATGACAAACTTTAACACATATTATAAAACGAATAAGGCACCGTTTGCAATCCGCTTAAAGCAAATATGGTTTCATTGGTTTTACAGAGAAAATATGGCTGGGCTGTTTCAATTTTTGGACACAGTATTAGGCTATGGTGATGTATACGCGACGTCAGTATCCGATATGATAGAGTGGATCAAATCCCCGATTCTTTTAAAAGACATCAAAAACTTTGATAAGTGGAGTTGTTAA